The following are encoded in a window of Ignicoccus islandicus DSM 13165 genomic DNA:
- the fbp gene encoding fructose-1,6-bisphosphate aldolase/phosphatase → MSEKTTISVIKADIGSLAGHHTVHPDCMAAASRVLAEGKREGVIEDFYVTHVGDDLVLIMTHRKGKDNKDVHTLAWNAFKEATKVSKELGLYAAGQDLLSDAFSGNVRGLGPAAAEMEIVERPSEPIVIFAADKTEPGAFNLPLFRIFADPFNTAGLVIDPRLHIGFTFEVVDVFEDKGVHMNSPEEMYDILALIGTPSRYVIRRVFRKDDGRIAAVVAVERLNLIAGKYVGKDDPVMIVRAQSGFPAVGEILEPFAFPHMVAGWMRGSHFGPLMPVPVRDARPTRFDGPPRVIALGFQVKDAKLIGPSDLFDDPAFDKARQVANEVTDYIRRHGPFMPHRLDPSEMEYTTLPQVLEKLKDRFKPVKDLPEPKIKHSEMLSGTEEAHD, encoded by the coding sequence TTGAGTGAGAAGACTACTATTAGCGTTATTAAAGCGGATATAGGTTCTCTTGCTGGTCACCATACCGTTCACCCAGATTGTATGGCGGCCGCCTCGCGAGTATTGGCCGAAGGTAAGAGGGAAGGCGTAATAGAGGACTTCTACGTAACTCACGTCGGTGACGACCTAGTCCTCATCATGACTCATAGGAAAGGTAAGGACAATAAGGACGTTCACACCCTAGCGTGGAACGCTTTCAAGGAAGCCACGAAGGTATCTAAGGAACTGGGCCTATACGCAGCCGGTCAAGACTTGCTAAGCGACGCCTTCTCCGGTAACGTTAGAGGCTTGGGTCCAGCGGCGGCTGAAATGGAGATAGTAGAGAGACCCAGCGAACCTATCGTAATATTCGCTGCTGACAAGACAGAGCCTGGCGCGTTCAACCTACCTTTATTCAGGATATTTGCGGATCCCTTCAACACTGCTGGTCTAGTAATAGACCCCAGGTTACACATAGGCTTCACCTTCGAAGTGGTTGACGTATTCGAAGACAAAGGAGTACACATGAACAGCCCCGAAGAAATGTACGATATCCTCGCGCTCATCGGAACTCCCTCTAGGTACGTAATTAGAAGAGTTTTCCGTAAGGACGATGGTAGAATAGCTGCTGTAGTGGCCGTTGAAAGGCTCAACCTCATCGCAGGAAAGTACGTAGGAAAGGATGACCCCGTCATGATAGTAAGAGCGCAGAGCGGATTCCCCGCCGTGGGCGAAATCCTAGAGCCCTTCGCCTTCCCCCACATGGTGGCTGGATGGATGAGGGGATCCCACTTCGGTCCTCTAATGCCCGTTCCAGTAAGGGACGCTAGGCCCACGAGGTTCGATGGACCGCCAAGGGTAATAGCCCTCGGATTCCAAGTTAAGGACGCTAAGCTAATCGGTCCAAGCGACTTATTCGATGACCCAGCCTTCGATAAGGCTAGGCAAGTGGCCAACGAAGTTACCGATTACATAAGGAGGCACGGCCCCTTCATGCCTCACCGTCTAGATCCCAGTGAAATGGAGTACACTACCTTACCTCAGGTACTAGAGAAGCTTAAGGACAGGTTTAAGCCAGTAAAGGACCTACCCGAGCCCAAGATTAAACACAGCGAGATGCTAAGCGGGACCGAAGAAGCCCACGACTAA
- a CDS encoding LysE family transporter, whose translation MLRGDYKEIALRTILVTPSGAFSPGLLSAAAVAVGTSLGPVGGLIVSTGHVAFELPYVFVLSKLMGKLKPVIRRLEKPLSLIVLAFSLFFAWGLIQGGSAQSNVSVSDAFLAGFVFTASNVYFLLWWATIGLPLVELTEGRIDKFLVMYSSHAWLDYLWLGLLAGIGNVSNLLGPYQIAFNATLAALLVIFALDITLRSFFGKSLLP comes from the coding sequence ATGCTCAGGGGAGATTACAAGGAGATTGCTCTTAGAACGATTCTGGTAACCCCCAGCGGAGCCTTCAGTCCGGGTCTCCTTAGCGCGGCAGCAGTAGCCGTTGGAACTTCGCTAGGGCCCGTAGGGGGACTTATAGTCAGTACTGGTCACGTCGCCTTCGAGCTGCCTTACGTTTTCGTTTTAAGTAAGCTAATGGGGAAACTCAAACCGGTAATAAGACGACTAGAGAAGCCGCTTTCGTTAATTGTACTAGCTTTCTCGTTGTTCTTCGCGTGGGGATTGATTCAAGGAGGTTCGGCTCAAAGCAACGTAAGCGTAAGCGACGCTTTCCTTGCAGGATTCGTGTTCACCGCGTCCAACGTATACTTCCTATTGTGGTGGGCAACGATAGGCCTGCCTCTCGTAGAACTAACTGAAGGAAGGATAGATAAATTCCTAGTTATGTACAGTTCGCACGCTTGGCTTGACTACCTATGGTTGGGATTGCTAGCTGGGATAGGGAACGTGTCCAACTTATTGGGACCCTATCAAATAGCGTTTAACGCGACTCTAGCTGCATTGCTAGTGATCTTTGCCCTAGATATAACCCTACGAAGCTTCTTTGGGAAATCGTTACTTCCTTAA